A single Pristis pectinata isolate sPriPec2 chromosome 22, sPriPec2.1.pri, whole genome shotgun sequence DNA region contains:
- the tmem234 gene encoding transmembrane protein 234 isoform X2 has protein sequence MATVLETSCLILVALLWGATNPFLKKGTEGIEKVKSGNFVTQLFAEMKFLILNYKYLIPFLLNQSGSLLYYFTLASTDLSLAVLLSNSLTFLFTLLTGKLLGEDIGGKLNAALIEDWKFSHDKICQFLLIL, from the exons ATGGCGACTGTCT TGGAAACTTCCTGCCTCATCCTGGTGGCACTGCTGTGGGGGGCAACCAACCCTTTCCTCAAAAAGGGCACGGAAGGGATAGAGAAGGTTAAGTCTGGAAACTTTGTCACTCAGCTGTTTGCAGAGATGAAATTTTTAATTCTTAATTACAAG TATTTGATACCCTTTCTTCTGAACCAAAGTGGGTCACTTCTCTACTACTTCACCTTGGCTTCTACAG ATTTGTCCTTGGCTGTGCTCTTGTCAAATTCTCTTACATTTTTGTTCACATTACTAACTGGAAAGTTACTGGGGGAAGATATTGGTGGTAAAC TGAATGCTGCTTTAATTGAAGATTGGAAATTCAGTCACGACAAGATTTGCCAATTTCTGCTGATATTGTGA
- the tmem234 gene encoding transmembrane protein 234 isoform X1 — protein MATVLETSCLILVALLWGATNPFLKKGTEGIEKVKSGNFVTQLFAEMKFLILNYKYLIPFLLNQSGSLLYYFTLASTDLSLAVLLSNSLTFLFTLLTGKLLGEDIGGKQAITGMLLTLMGITLCVASNISMET, from the exons ATGGCGACTGTCT TGGAAACTTCCTGCCTCATCCTGGTGGCACTGCTGTGGGGGGCAACCAACCCTTTCCTCAAAAAGGGCACGGAAGGGATAGAGAAGGTTAAGTCTGGAAACTTTGTCACTCAGCTGTTTGCAGAGATGAAATTTTTAATTCTTAATTACAAG TATTTGATACCCTTTCTTCTGAACCAAAGTGGGTCACTTCTCTACTACTTCACCTTGGCTTCTACAG ATTTGTCCTTGGCTGTGCTCTTGTCAAATTCTCTTACATTTTTGTTCACATTACTAACTGGAAAGTTACTGGGGGAAGATATTGGTGGTAAAC AGGCAATCACAGGAATGCTGCTGACTCTTATGGGAATTACTTTGTGTGTAGCAAGCAATATCAGCATGGAAACTTGA